The genomic window AATATCACATTTGGATTACTTTAGGGCTACCCTATTGACTTATATCCAGATGTTGGAAGTGATTCCTCCCAGAACAGTCTACCCAGAGCCAATTCCCTTTTCTGCCCCTGGAACCACTGGTAACTAATTTTACAGTGTTGGAGGTGTTTTGTCATAGCTCCTgatttaagaataattttgagTGGATAATTTTGAGTGTGCTTATTGGGTAGAAATCTCAAATTACTAAGCACCGGCATTTAGAGTATTTTCCTCTTGGGTATCTATGCATATCTCCAATTTCAGAAACTTGGTAGGAAAATGTTGGTTTTGTGTGGGGAAGTTTTATGTGTTTTGGTTGTCTATAACTACCCCATCAACCACTCAAAAATTTATTGgcttaaaacagtatttttgcTGACAAATCTCTAGTTTGGTCCGCAAGAGGAATAGTGTACTTTGTTCCACTTGGTGTCAGCTGGGATGGTTCAAAAACTGGAAAGTGGAATAACCTGAAGCCTTGCTTATTCATGTCAGCTGGTACTGGCTGAGAGATCTCTGCCCAAGCTATGGCTGTAATATCTACACGTAGCCTCTTCATGTGGTTTGGGCTTCCTCAAAACATGGTGGCTCAGTTCCAAGAGTAAGCGTCCgaagggaaagaggcaggcaaaAGCTATACTGTCTTTTCTAACCTAGTGTTGTCCATTATACTGTGCTAGTTAAAAATGAGTCATTAGGTTTGGCCTTTatttgggggtgggagaagaTTAGTCTTATTTTGGTGGCGATGTCCAAGAGGTTTCAAAACAACCGCACAGAGAATTAGAAGTTACTTCGTAACTCTTCTTCAATTCAGCCTATCTCCATTTATTGCTGATTAACTTCCCCAGTCTGCTTAACAAAAAGGCATTCCCCTCTGCCACAGTGGAACTTGCCTTATAAGACATAAATGAGGTGCTCAAGGCTATGCTGCATGAATTCTTTCACTTAGTGCATCTTCAAGATTGACTTCTTCCCACTAAGTTTCTGCTTATGTTTTTTATGTCCTACAGAGCACACCCCCTGTAGCTTTTCAAAATAAGCAATATaatgtgttaaaataaaataggctttgGGAAAGATTGAGATATGCTCATTGATCACGTTGGTCTAGTTTTACCAATACACATTTACAGACCAATTTTCACACCATACCGCTGAAAGGTTGGTCAGTCTTTGATAAAGAACTAAAAGTTTCTggggaaataatgaaaatactctGTGTATACTTAATGTTCCTTTTCTACCTGAGTCAGCTAAATGTGCAGGATAATGCAGTATTCTTTGCAACTTACGCAGGATTGAAATGTTTGAGAAAAGCACTTCAGTTTCCAGGATTTAGTAAGTCTGATCTATCAGATCAGAGTGGAGTGGAGTCTAAAAAAAGTCATACCAAGCCTCCGAGTCTGAAGTCCACAGGTTGCTGTTTGTAACAATCTTTAGATTTAGATGCATCAAAAGAATTCTCAATCTTTGTTTAACAGTGTGCTCACCACCCTGGGTCATTGTGCCTTTCTGAGGAGCTTGTTAGAAGGGCTTCTACAGCCCCCCACTTCTAGAGAGTCTGTTTCTGTAGGGTCTGGGACTCTGCCTTTTAATACTCCCAGGTGATTGTAATGCAGGTTGTCTAGGAACCAAGCTTGACAAGAGAAACGACCAGCCAAAGTGGGGAGGGCAGACAGGTAGGTGGGAAATGCTGCTGAATGCCATCTCTGCAGAGCACTGCCTAGCAACCCTCACTCTTGAGGCACACTTGCCAGGTTAAAAGAGATCTTTTCTAACAGCCGTGTTGTAGACATTAGCCTCATAAGTCAACTGTGTAATGGGGTGGACTCTCTTTAACCACTAGTGTGCAGGTAGGTACCTAAAATGACTTTCTGCTATCTGAAATCACAGCAGCTTCTACAAAAGGTTACCTGAGAGTCCGTGAACAACCAAATCAagctaaagttttatttaaaatgtaaaagaaacaaTTCTTGACAATGCTAATGAATAAAGCAGAAGGATACAGTGCTCTCTTCCTACTAGTCAGCCAGCCTGTCCATGTATGGGACAATAGACAGTACTTAGGTGCTGGCAGAATTTCACAGTAGTTTAGTGTTAGATGATCTGTGCCTAAATGATGTCGGAATTCTCAGTGTGTGATCTCGGTTCTGAGTTTACACTTTCACTGAGCATGAACAAGGGCTCCTGCTCCTTGGCCATATCCAAATCCCTTGGGCCCGAAGTTCTTTGCATAGCATCCtatgaaagaaaagggagaattaGTGGAAAACCATCACGCTTTGCCAGCACTGCTTTAAGACCCATGAAAGAACAAATccttagaagttaaaaaaaagtttggcatGTCCAAAAGAGTTCATTTAAGATCTAAAATGAGTGATGTAGAGGTGTCTGGGTAGCTTatttggttaagcggctgcctttggctcaggtcatgatcttggtcctgattatcaagccccacgtcaggctccctgcccagtggggagtctgtttctccctctccctctgctgctccccttgcttgtgttctctcgctcaagctccctctcaaataaataaaatctttaaaataaaacaatgagcgATGTAGTGCGTATCTTACCGCTAGCTACAAAGGCAGGTCCAAACAGTCTGATTCCACAGTACTCAGCTCACGGTCCCACTTGAGTTACAAGCATAAAAATCAGGCCGGGCAAGTGACACACTTATCTATTACCTTCATATATTCATATGCTTTGCTGAACATGTAAATTGGAAAGAAGACTCTTTAGAGTGAGGTTTTTTTCCGTCCTATTTGTTGGAGAATTTGAAATGACCAGAACTTGATTGTATCATCTCCAATTGTTCTGTGGTTCTCTGTTCCTTGTAAGCATCTCTagagcctttatttttaaatagccagTGGCAATCCCACCCTTCCGCACCGTCACAGGTTTTTTATAATGCTGGTGGCACTTCCTGAACCAATAACCGGTGTGGGATATTCAGACGGAACAGTAGTAACAGAAATTAATTGTACCTTTACAATAGATTTCACCTTCTTTCTCAGTCAGAGTTGTGGATTCAAGACTCTTGCCACACTTGGCACACCGGAAACAGTTTTTGTGCCAGGGCTGGAAGAGACAACCGAGTAAGTGTGAGAGGTTGGTTTCTTACAGTAGTTTAGATGCTGCAGCAAGTGGCTCGCAAAGATCAAGCCAGCTCGAGCCCCTGATTGCTGTGGTTCAACTCCAACAAAAAGCCTGGAACGGGGGGCCTCCCCGGACCTCCATTCTTGGTCACCTGCAAAAGGCAGGGGTTCAGTCTTCATTCACAGAAGACATGGCTATGTCCCCACGAGTGCTCTCAGACCTTGCCACGAGCACAGCCTGCTCCTTCAGACACTCCCTCTTTGGTGGCTGAGAACAGCTGCAGCTCCAAGAGGTGACGTGGTTAAGGAACTGTCTCAAATGCACACAACAAACGAGCACTGTTCATGACACTGGCTTCCCACTACCTGGAATAACCTGCGGAGTCCAGGTTTGTTAGCTGTCTGCCTTTTCAGTTAACCTTCAGGAGCAGCCCTTATGAAAACAAGTTTCTTTCCAACACAGATGTGATCTAACAAGTTAAGGGCATCACTTCAAAAAGTTAACGACTCAGATGGAAATCTAAGAAAAATGAATCCAaggcatatatttatttatacaaaagaCAGAGTACCtgaaggggatggggaggggaaaagggagaaagggagcgGAGAGGAGTCCCTCCCAGCTAGCAACTCAAGACAGAACTTTACCTTTCCAGCTCCAATGATCTTCTCAGCAGCATACACGGAATCCCCACATCTGGAACACTTCTCAGCTCCTCCGTATTTCTGAGCAAATTTAGAAGTGTTTGGATTTGTTGTAGGCCTGTGGGGTTGAGCACTtgtagaaaggggaaaaaaattaggcaagatttaaaaaattgggcAAGATTTACCAAAGGCCCCTGCTAAGCCCACAAGGCAGGTGCAGCCAGAAGCTGGGACTTCACTGCTAAACTGTCCCACAGCCAGCAGCCTTCACTGAACTGACAGCAAAGAAAGGAGGACTGAATCTCAAGTGCCAGCCAGCTGGTACTTCAACCTACTTATGGACCCATTACAGCCCCCAAAGACAGATGAGTCCCCAAACTTAAACATCTGAGTCTAAGAATTTATTGAATCCTCAGTGCTTGCCTGTTCACCAAACAATTATGCTTTGCTTTATAAAACCTACAGTGGGCATATTTTTACCCCATATTCATATTACTCTTCACTGGAATCCACCACTGGAATCACagctagtttttgttttgttttgttttgttttatcatagTTTGAAAAATCACTGTTAACCTAACCAGTTAAAAGTTTCTGCAAACAGGTCAGTAGACTTAGTCATTACAAAAGTTAAGCGTGATTTACAGATTAATTTCCTAGTATATCTTAAGTAGGGGGAAGTGTGAACAAACTGCTTTCttcatggaaaaatatttcagaaagtttGCTTATTACTGTATGTTTACTTTTTCTCTGGATAGTTATTTCTGTCACTTGTTTACAGTCACTgggtaaacttttttttctcgCTTTCTGtaatgatttcccccttcagtaTGTCGGTGTAGCTACTCTGCAGAACACTGCTGTGGGCTCTGAGATTTAAAGAGACCCCCTCAAATCTCACACATCACTTGAGCAGATAAGAGGACAGCAACAGCTCAGCAAATGATGCAAGTGTCCCATTTTTTCCTACTGGAAAAAcaggtgtttcttttttcttcctgacctATAGTTTAAGTTACAtacatacttaaaataaaatgttaatttagaAATACTCCCTTTTCATCAAACAATGTATTCAAACTCTTCACCTGTTTTCCATTTGTTCACCTCCAATGTATCCATGTTTGGGCCATTGTCACGGTTTGCTACCCTTCCATTTGATGGTTTCACACACAGCATCTTTTTAAATCCTCTTGGCTATGGCCactggaaattttattttgagcAGCAAATACCAGTGCATTACTGACTCACAGTATTGGTATTTTTGTCACTAAgatatgcacattttttttaaaaatctttacaacCTACTGTATATAGTTCCTTTTAAGAGTGATCTTTAAAGGTGTATTCACAGTGATTTCCAACATTTGGAGTTAGGAGTTTCCCTGGAAAAATTTCCAGTACATTCTGTTAATAAGAACTTAATGGAGAtcatctcctctctccctgctaaTGACATCACAGGGTGTGGATAACTTAACCTCATGACAAATGAAGAAGCAGGGGCTCAGAGAAACAGTAAATTGGGGAGTCTGAACTGAAAAAAGCAGTTGTGCCTCAACGAAATGTTCCTGCCCACATGGCGCCGTCTCCCCAGGAGATCCCTGTGAAGATATATGGTCCCCATACGTTATCTTTACCATGTCCCACAGGCTGCTCCAGACCACAGTTGCTCCCAGAATTCAGTCACTGAGAGGCTTCTGGAAAAGGAAGTCTCTACATCTGGTCCTAGTATGTGGCCAACTAAGATGGGGAAGAGGCAAGGGCCCTGATCGACAGGCCAGTACAAAGGGCTTGTCAATTACtagagaaatggagaagcaggaggaggtcAAGAGGAGGGTCCACTGGTCTTTGTGACTTTAAAACTATGGCCACAATCACTGACTGACTTTCGGGATTATGGatgaatttggttttgtttggggAAAGGGATATAGATGTATGTGTTTcaaaagatttgaaataaaatcttagaaaacaagAATGGATTTTAACAAACTGGAGTAGAAGAGCAGAACAAGAACAATGAACTTCAACAAAGACTAAGGTAAGCTGGGCTCCCACACGTAATGGCACGCAGTGTTGAATGAGTCCGCCCTTGTACAGCTGGTGCACAACAAGACACCATGGCTCCGAAACTGAGTgtggaaaaaacccaaagaacagaCAGGTAGGCCTCAGTGCAGTAGGAGCACAGGTGTGGGAGCCAAATGGACGTGGAGTCAAATCCTGGCTGTGTCACTTACCTGTGGGACCTGAGCCTTCCTGTCCTgtctataataaaatacaaagtacTAAACTCATAGTTACTGTaaggaatatataaaatgaacataaatgtTCAGCAGACAATAGACACAAATTATTTCAGGCACACCATAATACACTGTGTTTAAGATTGTAAGATTGGGTGTTACACTGGGTTGATTTCCAGGCTCTATGATTAACTAGCAATGTGACCAgaggcaagtcacttaattttCATTGTCTAAATTTGCTGAGTAAGATGGGAAACCCTATTTTGTTGGGTTGTGAGGATTATATGCAGTAACATGCTAATACTGCAGAGTGGCCAGCTCCCAGGGCATGACTAATGGTCTTGTCCAACAAAAGGCTATCTTATTGGAGTATTACCCAGTTTTGCCCTCTTCAGTATAAAATGGATGTGAAAAATACGAAGTTCAAATGATGGATTTATAGGGTTAAAATAGGAATTAAGAGgaaattccaaatgaaaaaaCTAAGTGAAGTTGAGCAGAGTTACACCTTGCTATTTTGGTACCgggagcttttaaaatttaatactgCTCTCTCAatcaaaaacaggaaataatttccatttttaagtaaGAATTTGCAGGAGAAAAATAATTGCTTGGTGCTTATTGCTATTCTTACATGGAAGGAGTGACTGAGGACTTTTCACTGACTGCTTAATTGCACCTGAGAAATGTGTCTTATGATTCAGATACTACATTTTGGTATCATTTGCTTTCATGACATATGGTCTCCAGAAACACTGTGAGATGGAAGTAAATACAAACCATGGGCTTTTGAGAACATAACTCCATGATACATGGGAGGCAGGTACAAAATCAAGCCTAGAAATCACTGGAATAATCAATGAGAATTTTGCTGGGTCCCAGACTGTCCATTTCAAGCTTAAAGAACAGTCATTTGTTTATACTAGAAAACTGGAATAATTTTTTGTGCTTATTTTAAGCTAAACATCTGAAGGTAAGAAACAAGGTCCTAACTTACCTCTCTGGCTTGATGCCCAGCCTTTCACCGCGGTCCATGTTGAGCGTGCCAGCGCCCTGGCCATAACCGTAGCCCTTGGGCCCATATTTCTTTCCGTAGCAGGATTTGCAGTAGATCTCCTCATCGTGAATTGCCACTGTTGTGCTATCTAAATTTTTCCTGCAAACCACTGAGGGGGAGTAAGTTAGACTTTTGGAACCATGCCAGAGATGCCTTTTTCCTTAGAGCAACGGTGGTCCTGACATGTGGTCTACAAGGTATAGGCTCTCTCACATTCCTTTTCTCCGGCAGTTTTCCAAACACCAGAGATGGCATCTGGACTGGGTCAGCTACAGCTGAGGACGATCTGCCTCTCTCCATGGATGGGACCGTTGTTTCAGAAACATACCAGAATTTTTTAACATCCTGAAGCCTCAGACTTTTCTACAGGCTTGGCCTCTctggcaggagggagagaagttTCAGAGATGGCTATAATTACATGAACAAAGGGAACACAACACTTTGCTCCCAACCCTCAACACAGTCTTTTCCCACCTCTTCCTCCTAGTATTGCAAAATCACAACCTAACAAAGAACAAAAGGGTGGCTGAGTGCCTTGTGGGAGTTGGCTCTGCAGCCCTCTCCCCCaaagagcacccccccccccataaaaatgaattaaatccaGAATGGTGGTTTTCATCACGAGTCTAGATGGGAAAAAGTATTACTGTTTCATCTCGTCACCAGCTTCTCC from Mustela lutreola isolate mMusLut2 chromosome 8, mMusLut2.pri, whole genome shotgun sequence includes these protein-coding regions:
- the CSRP2 gene encoding cysteine and glycine-rich protein 2 — translated: MPVWGGGNKCGACGRTVYHAEEVQCDGRSFHRCCFLCMVCRKNLDSTTVAIHDEEIYCKSCYGKKYGPKGYGYGQGAGTLNMDRGERLGIKPESAQPHRPTTNPNTSKFAQKYGGAEKCSRCGDSVYAAEKIIGAGKPWHKNCFRCAKCGKSLESTTLTEKEGEIYCKGCYAKNFGPKGFGYGQGAGALVHAQ